From Stenotrophomonas sp. SAU14A_NAIMI4_8:
GCAGGTCTTCCACTTCGCGCGCCAGTTCGGTGTCCAGTTCCAGGCGGCGGCGGAACACCACCTGCAGGCAGGCCTCGCCTTCATAGGTGGCGGCGGTGAATTCCATGGTGGCCGGGAATGCGCTGCCGTCCTGGTGGCGGGCATCCAGCTGGTACTGCGGGGGCGGTGCTTCGCCGCGGCTGAGTGATTTCAGCAGCTGCTTGAAGCCATCCACGTGCTGGGCGGCCACCATGTCCAGCAGCGAGATGCCTTCGATGTCGTCGAATTCGTCGTAGCCGAACATGCCCAGGTAGGCGTCGTTGGCGCGGATGTGCATGCCTTCATGCACGTAGGCGATGGGGTCGCGGGACGAGGCAATGAGCGCGTCGCAGCGGCGTTCGGTCTCGCGCATCTGTGCTTCGATGCGGCGCAGGCCGCGCCGTGCCTGCAGATCCACCCACTGGTCACGCACCACGGCCAGCAGGTGCTCGTTGCGCTGGCGCAGGGCCAGGGCGCGCACGCCGTTGCTGCTGGCCTGCACCAGTTCGTCTTCGTCGATGCGGTCGGCCAGCAGCACCAGCGGAATGTCCTTGCCGCTGGCGGCAATGTGCTGGGCCACCAGCGGCAGGGGGATGCCCTGCGACGGCGAGGCCAGCACCAGGTCGATGGCCTGGCTGGCCAGCACCTGTGACAGTTCGGCCGAATCCTGTGGGCGCCACGGGCGAACGGCAATGCCGCTGTTGCGCAGGGTGCTGACGATGGCTTCTGCGTTTTCGCCGCTGTCGTCCACGATCAGCAGGCGGATGGTGATGTCGTTCGCGTTCTGCATGCACTGCTCCCCAATCTGCGAACCTAGATACACGATGCGCGGCGGCACGTCCATGCGCTGGCCCCGGGCGAGCACCGAACGGCGATGCGGTTCACACCACGCTGCCGGCGGCGTGACCGCTGGCCCACGCCCACTGGAAGTTGTAACCGCCCAGCCAGCCGGTCACATCCAACACCTCGCCGACGAAATGCAGGCCGGGCACGCGCTTGGATTCGAACGTGGAAGACGACACTTCGGCCGTATCCACCCCGCCCAGGGTGACTTCGGCGGTGCGGTAGCCTTCGGTGCCGCTGGCCACCAGCGGGAATGCGCCCAGCACCTGCGCGGCCTGGCGCAGCACCGGTTCGTCGAGCTGGCGCACCGGCCGGTCCGGCAGCCAGTGCTCGCACAGGCGCTGGGCCAGCCGCTTGGGCAGCACCTCGCCCAGCACCGTGCGCAGTTCGGCCGCAGGGCGCTCGCGCTTCATCTGCCGCAGCCACTCGCCGGCGTCCTGGCCGGGCAGCAGGTCGATTTCCAGGGTGTCGCCGGGCTGCCAGAACGAGGAAATCTGCAGAATGGCCGGCCCGCTGACGCCGCGATGGGTGAGCAGCATGAAGTTCTGGAAGCTCTTGCCATTGCAGTGCGCCTGCACCGGCAGGGCCACCCCGCTCAGCTCGGCCAGGCGTTCCTGGTGCTTGCCACTGAGGGTGAGCGGCACCAGGCCGGCGCGGGTGGGCAGCACGTTGTGGCCGAACTGGCGGGCCAGTTCGTAGCCGAAGCCGGTGGCGCCCAAACTGGGAATGGACAGCCCGCCGGTAGCCACCACCAGCGATGCGCAATGGAACAGCCCCTGCGTGGTATGCACGCGGAAGCCATCGCTGGCGTGTTCGATGCGCTCGATGCTGCACTGGGTGCGGATCTGCGCGCCCGCGGCCTGGCATTCCTCCACCAGCATCTTCACGATCAGCTTCGATGAGACATCGCAGAACAGCTGGCCCAGCTCTTTTTCGTGATAGGCGATGCCGTGCTTCTCCACCATGTCGATGAAGTGCCACGGCGAATAGCGGGCCAGCGCTGATTTGCAGAAATGCGGGTTGGCCGACAGGAAGTTGGCCGGGGTGGTGCCGGTATTGGTGAAGTTGCAGCGCCCGCCGCCGGACATCAGGATCTTCTTGCCGACCTTGTTGGCGTGGTCCAGCACCTGCACCTGGCGCCCGCGGCGGCCGGCGGTGAGCGCGGTCATCAGCCCGGCGGCACCGGCGCCGATGACCACCACGTCGCAGCGGGTAATGCTCATGCCTTGGCGCGCTTGCGCCAGCTGGGAATCACGTCCAGCTGGATCTGGTCGTTGAGGATCTGCACTTCGCCATCCTGGATGAGCACGCTGAAACGCATGGCGCGCTGGATCTGCTGGCCCCACTGTTCAACGAAGGTGCCGTCCAGGTCGACCACCGACAGGTTGTCGAAACGGGCCAGGCCCTTGCCCTGCTTGTTCCACCAGATATCGGACGCGTTGCCGGCGTAGTTCACCACCTGCACCGACCGGCTGCGGTTGCTGGCCTTGCGGATGCGCGATTCGTCCGGGTGGCCCAGATCGATCCACTGCAGGATGTCGCCGGTGTAGTCGTGCTGCCACAGGTCCGGCTCGTCGTCGGTGCTCAGGCCGCGGCCGAACTCCAGGCGGTCATCGGCGTTCAGGGCGAAGGCCAGCAGGCGCACCATCAGGCGCTCGTCGGTTTCGGACGGGTGCTGGGCCAGGGTCAGGTTGTGGGTCGCGTAGTAGCCGCGATCCATGTCGCTGATCTGCAGTTCGGCCTTGCGGATGGTGGCGGTGAGGGCCATGGGCGTTCCGGGGGCAAAGACCGCCCATGATAGAGGTTTGCTGGCGGGGTGTCCGTGGCAGGGGTGTCTGCGCGGTGTCAACGGTGGCACTCTGGCCGCGTCTTCCCTGCGTGTGTGTTCGATGAGCCTGCCCAGCCGCCTGCAGCTGCCCCCCGGTGACTGGCCGACCCTGCTGGACGGCCTGTGCGCGCGCTTTCCGCGCATTGATCGTGGCCAGTGGCTGGATCGTTTCGGCCGTGGGCGCGTGCAGGATGCGCAGGGCAGGGCGCTTGCGGCCGACCAGCCGTGGCAGGTCGGGCTGGAGATCGTCTACTTCCGCGAAGTCAGCGCGGAGCCGGACATTCCGTTCAGCGAGACGGTGCTGTACCAGGACGCGCATCTGCTGGTGGCCGACAAGCCGCACTATCTGCCGGTCACCCCGGCCGGGGGCTATGTGCGCGAGACCCTGCTGGCGCGCCTGGTGGCACGCACCGGCAATCCCGACCTGGTGCCCCTGCATCGGCTGGATCGGCTGACCGCCGGGCTGGTGCTGTTCTCGCAGCGGCCCGATTCGCGCGACGCCTACCAGCGCCTGTTCCGTGAACGGCGCATCGAAAAGATCTACGAGGCACTGGCGCCGGCCCTGCCAGGGCTGCCGTTCCCGCAGCAGCGGTTGAGCCGGATCGTGCCGGGTGAGCCCTTCTTCCGCATGGCCGAAATGGCGGGCGAGCCGAATGCGCGCACCCGCATCGAGGTGATTGCCGAGCACGGCGCGGCCTGGCACTACCGGCTGTGGCCGGAAACCGGGCGCAAGCACCAGCTGCGCGTGCACATGGCGGCGCT
This genomic window contains:
- a CDS encoding pseudouridine synthase, with the translated sequence MSLPSRLQLPPGDWPTLLDGLCARFPRIDRGQWLDRFGRGRVQDAQGRALAADQPWQVGLEIVYFREVSAEPDIPFSETVLYQDAHLLVADKPHYLPVTPAGGYVRETLLARLVARTGNPDLVPLHRLDRLTAGLVLFSQRPDSRDAYQRLFRERRIEKIYEALAPALPGLPFPQQRLSRIVPGEPFFRMAEMAGEPNARTRIEVIAEHGAAWHYRLWPETGRKHQLRVHMAALGAPILGDDLYPRLQPSADPLQAPPLQLLARALAFQDPLSGEPRVFRSERSLHWPAGPVPGA
- a CDS encoding NAD(P)/FAD-dependent oxidoreductase, whose translation is MSITRCDVVVIGAGAAGLMTALTAGRRGRQVQVLDHANKVGKKILMSGGGRCNFTNTGTTPANFLSANPHFCKSALARYSPWHFIDMVEKHGIAYHEKELGQLFCDVSSKLIVKMLVEECQAAGAQIRTQCSIERIEHASDGFRVHTTQGLFHCASLVVATGGLSIPSLGATGFGYELARQFGHNVLPTRAGLVPLTLSGKHQERLAELSGVALPVQAHCNGKSFQNFMLLTHRGVSGPAILQISSFWQPGDTLEIDLLPGQDAGEWLRQMKRERPAAELRTVLGEVLPKRLAQRLCEHWLPDRPVRQLDEPVLRQAAQVLGAFPLVASGTEGYRTAEVTLGGVDTAEVSSSTFESKRVPGLHFVGEVLDVTGWLGGYNFQWAWASGHAAGSVV
- a CDS encoding YaeQ family protein — encoded protein: MALTATIRKAELQISDMDRGYYATHNLTLAQHPSETDERLMVRLLAFALNADDRLEFGRGLSTDDEPDLWQHDYTGDILQWIDLGHPDESRIRKASNRSRSVQVVNYAGNASDIWWNKQGKGLARFDNLSVVDLDGTFVEQWGQQIQRAMRFSVLIQDGEVQILNDQIQLDVIPSWRKRAKA